Proteins from one Oscillatoria nigro-viridis PCC 7112 genomic window:
- a CDS encoding RAMP superfamily CRISPR-associated protein: MHKRFVNHCTIALTIIPDGPILIKSGEEGGGADPTKPAMEFVETYHAGGKSIYLPGSSLKGAIRAHAERIVRTIGRDKRSSSDDGFTLWASDPLSEDKRNNPNHYLEDWKKANKNHHNPGQEIYKQSCFVSQMFGNTSVASRVRIEDAYPDKDKPKPKLEERNGVAIDRVFGSVAVGPFNYQVCTAGEFRTKIHLKNFSLAQLGLIGLVLRDLNDGWFGIGFAKSRGLGTVTVKYNEAVVQYPGCELDRDNRQIKQILQPGRWGHAFLLGAGEFLDTEEAANYGFSKPDREQTPIAAEPMDLGFGVQLKWQGDGETGVPNLFKCAVCAWSKLLTGAAA, from the coding sequence ATGCACAAACGATTTGTCAATCATTGCACGATCGCCCTCACCATCATTCCCGATGGTCCAATATTAATTAAATCTGGCGAAGAAGGAGGCGGAGCAGATCCGACTAAACCGGCTATGGAATTTGTCGAAACCTACCATGCAGGAGGAAAGTCAATTTACCTCCCAGGAAGCAGTCTGAAAGGAGCAATTCGCGCTCACGCCGAACGCATTGTCAGGACAATAGGTAGGGATAAACGCTCTAGTAGTGATGATGGATTTACCCTTTGGGCTAGTGACCCTCTCAGCGAAGATAAACGAAATAATCCAAATCATTATTTAGAAGATTGGAAAAAGGCTAACAAAAACCATCATAATCCGGGGCAAGAAATATACAAACAATCCTGCTTTGTGTCTCAAATGTTTGGCAATACTTCTGTTGCCAGTCGCGTCAGAATAGAAGATGCTTATCCCGACAAAGACAAACCAAAACCCAAATTAGAAGAACGCAATGGAGTCGCGATCGATCGCGTTTTCGGTTCCGTAGCCGTTGGCCCCTTTAACTACCAAGTCTGCACCGCCGGAGAATTTCGCACTAAAATACATCTCAAAAACTTTTCCTTAGCACAATTAGGCTTAATTGGCTTAGTTTTGCGAGACTTAAATGATGGCTGGTTTGGAATCGGTTTTGCCAAATCTCGCGGTTTGGGGACGGTGACAGTCAAATATAACGAAGCCGTAGTTCAATATCCCGGCTGTGAATTAGATCGAGATAATCGCCAAATTAAACAAATATTACAACCCGGTCGATGGGGACACGCTTTTTTGCTGGGTGCAGGAGAATTTTTAGACACTGAAGAAGCAGCAAACTATGGCTTTTCTAAACCCGATCGCGAACAAACTCCAATTGCTGCTGAACCGATGGATTTAGGTTTTGGAGTGCAGCTAAAATGGCAAGGCGACGGTGAGACTGGTGTACCGAATTTATTTAAATGTGCAGTTTGTGCTTGGAGTAAGCTTTTAACAGGTGCCGCAGCATGA